One window of the Eucalyptus grandis isolate ANBG69807.140 chromosome 6, ASM1654582v1, whole genome shotgun sequence genome contains the following:
- the LOC104450235 gene encoding polyadenylate-binding protein RBP45C: MMQQPVPGAVPDQQQQYQQQQQQQWMMMQQAAQPVPPPVGWTPQPVPPPMAAQSMAGGAAAEIKSLWIGDLQPHMDETYLLNCFAHSGEVLSAKVIRNKQTALPEGYGFIEFMTRAAAERILQTYNGTLMPNSDQNFRLNWATLGPGERRQDEGPDYTIFVGDLAADVTDHMLQETFRAHYPSVKGAKIVIDRTTGRSKGYGFVRFGDETEQLRAMTEMNGMYCSSRPMRIGPAANKKPIATQQYQSASYQNSQGNQGENDPNNTTIFVGGLDPSVSDDLLRQVFSQYGELHHVKIPPGKRCGFVQFTSRACAEQALLMLNGTQLGGQSIRLSWGRSPSNKQAQPEQAQWNGGGYYGYPQGYEAYGYAPPTQDPNMFYGGYAGYNYQQPVTYQQPQQ; this comes from the exons ATGATGCAGCAGCCGGTCCCCGGAGCCGTCCCCGACCAGCAGCAGCAgtaccagcagcagcagcagcagcagtggATGATGATGCAGCAGGCCGCCCAGCCCGTGCCCCCGCCGGTGGGCTGGACCCCGCAGCCGGTCCCGCCGCCCATGGCGGCCCAGTCGATGGCCGGCGGCGCGGCGGCCGAGATCAAGTCGCTCTGGATCGGCGACCTGCAGCCTCACATGGACGAGACCTATCTCCTCAACTGCTTCGCCCACTCCGGGGAG GTTCTCTCAGCTAAGGTGATTAGAAATAAGCAGACTGCTCTGCCCGAGGGTTACGGTTTCATTGAATTTATGACCCGTGCAGCAGCAGAGAGGATTTTGCAGACGTACAATGGCACATTGATGCCAAATTCTGACCAGAATTTCCGACTGAACTGGGCTACACTTGGTCCTGGTGAGAGGCGTCAAGATGAGGGTCCTGACTATACAATTTTTGTTGGAGATCTGGCTGCTGATGTAACAGATCACATGCTACAGGAGACATTTAGAGCTCACTATCCATCTGTGAAAGGTGCCAAAATAGTTATCGACAGGACAACTGGCCGTTCTAAGGGCTATGGGTTTGTTAGGTTCGGCGATGAGACTGAGCAGTTACGGGCCATGACCGAAATGAATGGCATGTATTGTTCTTCTCGCCCCATGAGGATTGGGCCCGCTGCTAACAAGAAGCCTATTGCTACCCAGCAATATCAGAGTG CATCTTACCAGAACAGTCAAGGAAACCAAGGGGAGAATGATCCAAATAATACAACT ATATTTGTCGGGGGTCTGGATCCAAGTGTATCAGATGACCTTTTGAGGCAAGTATTCAGTCAATATGGAGAGTTGCATCATGTGAAAATTCCACCTGGCAAACGTTGCGGTTTTGTTCAATTCACAAGCAG AGCTTGTGCTGAGCAAGCCTTGTTGATGTTGAATGGAACCCAGTTGGGAGGACAAAGCATTCGACTGTCATGGGGGCGGAGTCCCTCGAACAAGCAG GCTCAGCCGGAGCAGGCACAGTGGAATGGTGGTGGATATTATGGATATCCACAGGGATATGAAGCATATGGTTATGCCCCTCCTACCCAGGACCCTAATATGTTCTATGGAGGTTATGCTGGGTATAATTATCAGCAGCCTGTAACCTACCAGCAGCCACAGCAG TGA
- the LOC104450237 gene encoding uncharacterized protein LOC104450237 isoform X3, with amino-acid sequence MLEVDKMNQASQGINSDASASAPLKRKRGRPRKYPMPDESPIFAEHARALRDQNINRGPNMHVPPAYKFVNGNQPRQVDATNSSNNISIGQLVSGVIEAAFDGGYLLAVRVGNSDTTLRGVVFKPGRYVPVSAENDVAPNIQMIKRNEIPLQSENYIQMQVSGPRSRERNGTTSLVASPPGSTVLKGRQVAPGTAQPIRPVTVRGNVVPVVLPPLGTPGNGLPVPNQASAASIQDHMASIETKSTGTPGMPFENLVTEVIKRIHEPSQVEAEQNESSKSGDKSGSTPEDEDSDDDQPLYIEPLQAVQPSINPHLGSMPPHLDSSRTGKMTELLQALQENAMKSEMPGDRSFKNN; translated from the exons ATGCTGGAAGTTGACAAGATGAACCAAGCTAGTCAAGGAATCAACTCCGATGCTTCAGCCAGTGCCCCTTTGAAGCGCAAACGTGGTCGTCCACGAAAGTATCCCATGCCAGATGAAAGCCCAATCTTTGCAGAGCATGCCCGTGCACTGAGGGATCAGAACATAAATCGTGGACCAAATATGCATGTCCCTCCTGCATATAAATTTGTGAATGGAAACCAACCCCGGCAAGTAGATGCAACCAACAGTTCAAACAACATCTCAATAGGACAGTTGGTTTCTGGTGTCATCGAAGCAGCATTTGATGGTGGTTATCTGCTTGCGGTTAGGGTTGGCAACTCTGATACTACTTTAAGAGGCGTTGTGTTCAAGCCGGGGCGATATGTACCTGTTTCTGCAGAAAACGATGTGGCACCAAATATCCAAATGATCAAAAGAAATGAGATTCCTCTTCAGAGTGAGAATTATATACAGATGCAGGTCTCTGGCCCTCGCTCAAGAGAGAGGAATGGAACCACCAGTCTAGTGGCATCGCCTCCTGGCTCGACTGTCTTGAAAGGTAGACAGGTAGCTCCCGGAACAGCTCAGCCTATTCGTCCAGTGACAGTGAGAGGCAATGTGGTGCCTGTGGTACTTCCACCTCTTGGTACTCCTGGAAATGGTTTGCCTGTTCCCAACCAAGCTTCTGCAGCTTCAATCCAAGATCATATGGCTTCAATAG AGACCAAGTCAACGGGGACTCCTGGTATGCCTTTTGAGAATCTAGTGACAGAGGTCATCAAGAGAATTCATGAACCTTCACAAGTAGAGGCCGAACAAAACGAAAGCAGCAAGTCAGGTGATAAATCTGGCAGTACTCCAGAAGACGAAGATAGCGACGATGATCAGCCTCTTTACATCGAGCCTTTACAAGCTGTGCAACCCAGTATCAACCCCCACCTTGGCAGCATGCCTCCGCATCTTGATAGCAGCAGAACTGGCAAAATGACCGAGCTGTTGCag GCTTTGCAGGAAAATGCAATGAAGAGCGAGATGCCTGGAGATCGATCTTTCAAGAACAATTGA
- the LOC104450237 gene encoding uncharacterized protein LOC104450237 isoform X1 gives MLEVDKMNQASQGINSDASASAPLKRKRGRPRKYPMPDESPIFAEHARALRDQNINRGPNMHVPPAYKFVNGNQPRQVDATNSSNNISIGQLVSGVIEAAFDGGYLLAVRVGNSDTTLRGVVFKPGRYVPVSAENDVAPNIQMIKRNEIPLQSENYIQMQVSGPRSRERNGTTSLVASPPGSTVLKGRQVAPGTAQPIRPVTVRGNVVPVVLPPLGTPGNGLPVPNQASAASIQDHMASIGKHMAPVSVQTFSPLNGSAPNKEVPRSMAHVQSETGIDSQYPDGVLHDVETKSTGTPGMPFENLVTEVIKRIHEPSQVEAEQNESSKSGDKSGSTPEDEDSDDDQPLYIEPLQAVQPSINPHLGSMPPHLDSSRTGKMTELLQALQENAMKSEMPGDRSFKNN, from the exons ATGCTGGAAGTTGACAAGATGAACCAAGCTAGTCAAGGAATCAACTCCGATGCTTCAGCCAGTGCCCCTTTGAAGCGCAAACGTGGTCGTCCACGAAAGTATCCCATGCCAGATGAAAGCCCAATCTTTGCAGAGCATGCCCGTGCACTGAGGGATCAGAACATAAATCGTGGACCAAATATGCATGTCCCTCCTGCATATAAATTTGTGAATGGAAACCAACCCCGGCAAGTAGATGCAACCAACAGTTCAAACAACATCTCAATAGGACAGTTGGTTTCTGGTGTCATCGAAGCAGCATTTGATGGTGGTTATCTGCTTGCGGTTAGGGTTGGCAACTCTGATACTACTTTAAGAGGCGTTGTGTTCAAGCCGGGGCGATATGTACCTGTTTCTGCAGAAAACGATGTGGCACCAAATATCCAAATGATCAAAAGAAATGAGATTCCTCTTCAGAGTGAGAATTATATACAGATGCAGGTCTCTGGCCCTCGCTCAAGAGAGAGGAATGGAACCACCAGTCTAGTGGCATCGCCTCCTGGCTCGACTGTCTTGAAAGGTAGACAGGTAGCTCCCGGAACAGCTCAGCCTATTCGTCCAGTGACAGTGAGAGGCAATGTGGTGCCTGTGGTACTTCCACCTCTTGGTACTCCTGGAAATGGTTTGCCTGTTCCCAACCAAGCTTCTGCAGCTTCAATCCAAGATCATATGGCTTCAATAGGTAAGCACATGGCACCTGTTTCTGTCCAAACCTTTTCTCCTTTAAATGGATCTGCACCCAACAAGGAAGTGCCAAGAAGTATGGCACATGTACAAAGTGAAACTGGTATTGATTCTCAATACCCGGATGGGGTTTTGCATGACGTAGAGACCAAGTCAACGGGGACTCCTGGTATGCCTTTTGAGAATCTAGTGACAGAGGTCATCAAGAGAATTCATGAACCTTCACAAGTAGAGGCCGAACAAAACGAAAGCAGCAAGTCAGGTGATAAATCTGGCAGTACTCCAGAAGACGAAGATAGCGACGATGATCAGCCTCTTTACATCGAGCCTTTACAAGCTGTGCAACCCAGTATCAACCCCCACCTTGGCAGCATGCCTCCGCATCTTGATAGCAGCAGAACTGGCAAAATGACCGAGCTGTTGCag GCTTTGCAGGAAAATGCAATGAAGAGCGAGATGCCTGGAGATCGATCTTTCAAGAACAATTGA
- the LOC104450237 gene encoding uncharacterized protein LOC104450237 isoform X2, with the protein MLEVDKMNQASQGINSDASASAPLKRKRGRPRKYPMPDESPIFAEHARALRDQNINRGPNMHVPPAYKFVNGNQPRQVDATNSSNNISIGQLVSGVIEAAFDGGYLLAVRVGNSDTTLRGVVFKPGRYVPVSAENDVAPNIQMIKRNEIPLQSENYIQMQVSGPRSRERNGTTSLVASPPGSTVLKGRQVAPGTAQPIRPVTVRGNVVPVVLPPLGTPGNGLPVPNQASAASIQDHMASIGKHMAPVSVQTFSPLNGSAPNKEVPRSMAHVQSETGIDSQYPDGVLHDVETKSTGTPGMPFENLVTEVIKRIHEPSQVEAEQNESSKSGDKSGSTPEDEDSDDDQPLYIEPLQAVQPSINPHLGSMPPHLDSSRTGKMTELLQENAMKSEMPGDRSFKNN; encoded by the exons ATGCTGGAAGTTGACAAGATGAACCAAGCTAGTCAAGGAATCAACTCCGATGCTTCAGCCAGTGCCCCTTTGAAGCGCAAACGTGGTCGTCCACGAAAGTATCCCATGCCAGATGAAAGCCCAATCTTTGCAGAGCATGCCCGTGCACTGAGGGATCAGAACATAAATCGTGGACCAAATATGCATGTCCCTCCTGCATATAAATTTGTGAATGGAAACCAACCCCGGCAAGTAGATGCAACCAACAGTTCAAACAACATCTCAATAGGACAGTTGGTTTCTGGTGTCATCGAAGCAGCATTTGATGGTGGTTATCTGCTTGCGGTTAGGGTTGGCAACTCTGATACTACTTTAAGAGGCGTTGTGTTCAAGCCGGGGCGATATGTACCTGTTTCTGCAGAAAACGATGTGGCACCAAATATCCAAATGATCAAAAGAAATGAGATTCCTCTTCAGAGTGAGAATTATATACAGATGCAGGTCTCTGGCCCTCGCTCAAGAGAGAGGAATGGAACCACCAGTCTAGTGGCATCGCCTCCTGGCTCGACTGTCTTGAAAGGTAGACAGGTAGCTCCCGGAACAGCTCAGCCTATTCGTCCAGTGACAGTGAGAGGCAATGTGGTGCCTGTGGTACTTCCACCTCTTGGTACTCCTGGAAATGGTTTGCCTGTTCCCAACCAAGCTTCTGCAGCTTCAATCCAAGATCATATGGCTTCAATAGGTAAGCACATGGCACCTGTTTCTGTCCAAACCTTTTCTCCTTTAAATGGATCTGCACCCAACAAGGAAGTGCCAAGAAGTATGGCACATGTACAAAGTGAAACTGGTATTGATTCTCAATACCCGGATGGGGTTTTGCATGACGTAGAGACCAAGTCAACGGGGACTCCTGGTATGCCTTTTGAGAATCTAGTGACAGAGGTCATCAAGAGAATTCATGAACCTTCACAAGTAGAGGCCGAACAAAACGAAAGCAGCAAGTCAGGTGATAAATCTGGCAGTACTCCAGAAGACGAAGATAGCGACGATGATCAGCCTCTTTACATCGAGCCTTTACAAGCTGTGCAACCCAGTATCAACCCCCACCTTGGCAGCATGCCTCCGCATCTTGATAGCAGCAGAACTGGCAAAATGACCGAGCTGTTGCag GAAAATGCAATGAAGAGCGAGATGCCTGGAGATCGATCTTTCAAGAACAATTGA
- the LOC104450238 gene encoding 1-acyl-sn-glycerol-3-phosphate acyltransferase, with amino-acid sequence MESSGASSFLRNRNLESFLNASSIDTFGVSSKALAKDEVGYRPRTDGYVDEDGWFSELISWIRIVTCFLSMMVTTFIWALIMVVLIPWPYERIRQGNIYGHVTGRLLMWILGNPIKFEGLEYADEKAIYICNHASPIDIFLIMWLTPTGTVGIAKKEIIWYPLFGQLYVLANHLRIDRSNPTAAIKSMREPAHAVVKSNLSLIIFPEGTRSKNGRLLPFKKGFVHLALQSRRPVVPVVLTGTHLAWRKGSLHVRPAPLTVKFLPPIKTDEWTADHIDEYVEMIHDMYVKHLPESQRPHSSNAATRNNSVS; translated from the exons ATGGAAAGTAGTGGCGCCAGCTCTTTCCTGAGGAACAGAAATCTGGAGAGCTTTTTGAATGCGAGCTCCATAGACACTTTTGGAGTTTCATCAAAAGCCTTGGCGAAAGATGAGGTGGGATATCGGCCAAGGACTGATGGATATGTTGATGAAGATGGGTGGTTTTCCGAGTTGATATCTTGGATCAGAATAGTGACGTGCTTCTTGTCGATGATGGTTACGACTTTCATTTGGGCATTGATCATGGTTGTTTTGATCCCGTGGCCCTATGAAAGAATAAGGCAAGGGAATATTTATGGGCACGTAACTGGCAGGCTGCTG ATGTGGATCTTGGGAAATCCAATAAAGTTTGAAGGGCTGGAATATGCTGATGAGAAGGCCATCTATATTTGCAATCATGCATCCCCAATTGATATTTTCCTTATAATGTGGTTGACTCCGACAGGCACTGTTGGTATTGCAAAAAAGGAG ATTATCTGGTACCCACTTTTTGGACAGCTTTATGTATTGGCCAATCATCTCCGCATAGATCGTTCCAACCCCACTGCAGCCATCAAGTCAATGAGGGAA CCAGCTCATGCCGTGGTTAAAAGCAATCTGTCTCTGATCATATTCCCTGAGGGCACCAGGTCAAAGAATGGACGACTGCTTCCTTTTAAGAAG GGTTTTGTACACTTGGCCTTGCAGTCACGACGCCCAGTAGTGCCTGTAGTCTTGACTGGGACCCATCTAGCATGGAGAAAGGGCAGTTTACATGTTCGCCCCGCACCTCTTACTGTAAAGTTCCTTCCCCCAATCAAAACTGATGAGTGGACTGCTGATCATATCGATGAGTATGTGGAAATGATCCATGACATGTATGTGAAACACCTTCCCGAGTCGCAGAGGCCTCATTCATCGAATGCTGCTACTAGGAATAATTCAGTTTCCTAG
- the LOC104452113 gene encoding uncharacterized protein LOC104452113 yields MGNCIRHESPMQWGGDDWEDGLSSSPESGADPAVAADLEETEDLLEKSRQRWSGNAAATPAVAAARVEVKIRITKRQLEELLGKPDTKEEKTVERLVSQLMAISASDRFETGQRSWRPALKSIPEVN; encoded by the coding sequence ATGGGGAACTGCATCAGGCACGAGTCTCCGATGCAATGGGGCGGCGACGACTGGGAGGACGGGCTGTCCTCCTCGCCTGAGAGCGGCGCAGATCCTGCGGTGGCTGCGGACCTGGAGGAGACAGAGGATCTCCTCGAGAAGAGCAGGCAGCGCTGGTCGGGCAATGCCGCGGCGacgccggcggtggcggcagcgaGGGTGGAGGTGAAGATAAGGATAACGAAGAGGCAGTTGGAGGAGTTGCTGGGGAAGCCGGACACGAAGGAGGAGAAGACCGTAGAGCGACTGGTTTCGCAGCTGATGGCGATAAGCGCGAGTGACAGGTTCGAGACGGGGCAGAGGTCGTGGAGGCCCGCGTTGAAGAGCATCCCTGAGGTCAATTAG
- the LOC104450239 gene encoding protein translation factor SUI1 homolog 2, translating to MAPQAEQLAVPSQKGVVHIRTQGSFGGDEVQMTSRGCFLRDRNQGFGCGNCFTAQVKGIKANSFVTTVEGLDQKLKHDVILSDLKKMLRCRGDIYKTEEAGVVIRLNTDRTKEVKDFLWKNALAAKDKIICTPRV from the coding sequence ATGGCTCCGCAGGCCGAACAACTTGCAGTTCCTAGTCAAAAAGGAGTCGTGCACATCCGAACTCAAGGGAGCTTCGGCGGGGACGAAGTCCAAATGACCAGCCGCGGGTGTTTCCTCAGGGATCGCAACCAAGGGTTCGGCTGTGGCAATTGCTTCACCGCGCAGGTCAAGGGGATCAAAGCGAACAGTTTCGTGACGACAGTAGAAGGACTCGACCAGAAACTGAAGCACGACGTCATCCTCTCGGATCTCAAGAAGATGTTGCGTTGCCGTGGGGACATATACAAGACGGAGGAGGCCGGCGTAGTCATCCGACTCAACACCGACCGCACCAAGGAGGTAAAGGATTTCCTGTGGAAAAATGCCCTGGCAGCAAAAGACAAGATCATCTGTACTCCGCGCGTCTAG